One region of Vigna angularis cultivar LongXiaoDou No.4 chromosome 10, ASM1680809v1, whole genome shotgun sequence genomic DNA includes:
- the LOC128194394 gene encoding uncharacterized protein LOC128194394: protein MDEGEIVVEYFDKVQELVNSMRAYNDGISNQYVVDKILRTLTPRFDHVVVTIEETRDLEKLEIEELQHSLEAHEKEWFVKMMEAMRGKIRFADDKSLTAEGSGRMVLRDGDGREVVIEEVLYVPGLKTNLLSLGQLL, encoded by the exons ATGGATGAGGGGGAAATCGTGGTAGAGTATTTTGACAAGGTGCAGGAGTTGGTCAATTCCATGAGGGCCTATAACGATGGAATTTCAAATCAATATGTTGTGGATAAAATCCTAAGAACCCTAACTCCAAGGTTTGACCATGTGGTTGTTACTATTGAAGAGACCCGtgatttggagaaattagaaattGAGGAATTGCAGCACTCATTAGAAGCACATGA GAAGGAATGGTTTGTGAAGATGATGGAGGCTATGCGGGGAAAAATTCGATTTGCTGATGATAAGAGTCTAACTGCAGAGGGTTCTGGCAGGATGGTCTTGAGAGATGGTGATGGAAGAGAAGTAGTGATTGAAGAAGTACTATATGTGCCAGGCCTAAAGACCAATCTGCTCAGTTTGGGCCAATTGCTGTAG